The Oryza sativa Japonica Group chromosome 11, ASM3414082v1 DNA window AACAAACCCTTAATCTTTTAAGTTGTACTCTCTatggtcataaatatttgatggtACGAAGATATCATCAAAGTTTTGAAATTTGGCCATCAATTCATATTACATCTAATAATTTTTAAtgttatttaatattttttaatataatatgcttataccattttttttaagaactatGCACTTTGAGAAGTTATTGATAACATAAGCCTTAAAAGTTCGCCCTAACCTATtctaaatatcaaatattttattatcacTAAAGAGAataatatgtaattataataattTTCATTATTTACTCAATTAATAAACAATATGAAAACAAATTCTATTACTTACCATTTCTGGCCCTATTGTCCCATATTTCCGTAACACAATTTTACCGGTATAATTTTCATGCAATAATTCCACCCATCTCCAGCCTATATAGAGGTTAAAAAAAAGGGGAATATTTGCCCAACCCTAGTAAAACgtacaaaaaaaaagcacaatATCAAACGGAGTCTATTATTCCTATTCCAAGTACAAATAGAGTGGTATTatttcccttcttcttcttttattcGGCAACGGATTCTATGGGCTCGGCCGGCCCCACCCAGCGTGCGGCCCGGACCATCACACCCAATCGTGGCCGTCCACACCTCCGCATCCGACGGCTCCTCCGCCCTCCACGTGTCCCCACGCAGCCCTCGCCCTCCCATTTCTCCTATATAATAATATCCCCCACCTCCCCACCCACCCCCAATCCAACCCCCAATCTCGCCGCaatccccatcgccgccgctgcgaaAGCTAGGGTTTCGTGCGATTCACCTCCTCGGCGACGACCGAGACCGCGAGCGATTTCGGAGGGCTCGATCGATGGCGgctgagggagagaagaagatgatCACCCTGAAGAGCTCCGACGGGGAGGAGttcgaggtggaggaggcggtggcgatggaGTCGCAGACGATCCGCCACATGATCGAGGACGACTGCGCCGACAACGGCATCCCGCTCCCCAACGTCAACTCCAAGATCCTCTCCAAGGTCATCGAGTACTGCAACAAGCACGTgcacgccgcggccgccgcggcctccaaggccgccgacgacgccgcgtccgccgccgcagccgtgccgccgccctccggcgAGGACCTCAAGAACTGGGACGCCGACTTCGTCAAGGTCGACCAGGCCACCCTCTTCGACCTCATCCTGGTATAAAAgcccccccctctccctcccccatcgCGCCCCTACCTTTTCTTGATGGGGATTCAGATCTGCGGTTATTGCTAGATCTGGATTTGTTTTCTTGGTCAATAGCTCGAGGTGCATTCTGTTCCAAGCTTTTTGGGATGTATTTCATCCGGTATGTTTGTTACTGGGTTGGATGTGGTTTCCATGCATCACGCATTCATTCATGTCAGTTGTGGAAATCATGGTTGCGTGAATATCATTAGGGAAAACAAGTGTACTTTGTGCAGATGGGGTAACGGTATGATTCTGTATCCTCATCTGTATGGTCGATGATTGTATCCATATGATTGGATAAATGTGCCCTgctatttgtttgtttcatacTGGTAATTATGTAAATCAGGACTGCGTAGATGTGGTAATTGATATTCTGCAGATTTTTTGGTATGATCGGTTGATGTATTGCTACCATGGGTTTTTATTAAATACAACATTTAGTTAAAGAAATACATAAAGAGCTATGCAGTTTTGCGATTGTATATATTTGAAGTATGAAATATGTTTCTAGTGCCATGTTGTAATAAACTCGTCCCCTTCTGTTTTGTTGTTAACTGTTACACAATTCCTTCCCTGTTCATAAGGATTTTGTGCTTCTCTATATAACAAGCATGATATAGTATGAAATTGATTGTTTAGATGCATGCTTGCCAATTTGGTAGATTAGGTCAAGCTTTAAATTTGTTCCCTTCTGTTTGTTGTTATACATTATTTCCTTTCGTGTTGGTAAGAATTTGAGATTCATATATCAAGCATGATATATGTTTGTAGTTCTATGTTGTAATAAATTCTCTCCCTTCTGATTGTAATGTTTTTCTTTCCTGTTCATAAGTCAATTGCTTTTGTTATGTCCTTACATTGATGCAGCCTCCTTATGATTATGTTCATAAGGAAATTAGGGCTGTTACAGATAATGATCTTACATTGATGTAGTCTTGTGATGCATCTTTTATGTATGATTGACTACTGTATTGCTAAAATGGTGAAGCATTATCTTAAGGGATTTAGTACTTGTTCTGTATCTCTAATTTATGATGTTTCAGGCATTGAGTAATTGTGTCTCTGTATCTTCACTGTGATATTTCTTTGATATCCAGTAATAAATTCATTGCATACTACAGTTTGTGATCACAAATTCGTTCTTCTCTTGATCAATTCATTGCATACTACAGTTTGGGGTCATAAATTCTCTCTGCTCTTGTTCATGAATTGTAAACAGTTCTGTTATTTTGTTCATTTATTCTTTCTGCTCTTTTTTCATGAATTGTTAACACTTCTCTTGATCTAAGAGAAATGATGGCAGtctcatttttttctttgattgtCACAAGAATTTACTATCTAAATTAAGTTGCTTGATGGTGGTGGACTATTAACAACACTGCAATTTTACAATGAGACGGGTTATGGGGTATCAGTGCATGTTAAATTATTGCAAAACAAAATGTATCATGTTTTAACTTGTTGCTCAAGTGTTTGTATACCAACTTCTTTCTATGGagggtccttttttttttcttttttgtaaaATGCCGTATTTGTTCACATGCACTGTTTTATTTGTGTACTCCACTATTGCGGATCTAACTTTGTTGTTTGTTTCTCATCCCACGGTGTCACGTACCTATTTCTAGTATTTCTGCATTTCAATTTGGATTTGCTACACACTCGCCTTTTTTCTTGAAGTTTTTACATATATCTGTTATTTCTAACTTTGTTGTTTGTTTCTCATCCCACGGTGTCATGTACCCATTTCTAGTATTTCTGcattttaatttggatttgcTACACAATCATGTGCTAAAGTAATTTGTTTCAGTTCATAGTGTTCTCATTTCTACATTTATGCTTTCTTTTATATTCCAAAGTTGAACTATGTATTCCTTTTGTGGCTGAATGTTG harbors:
- the LOC9270098 gene encoding SKP1-like protein 1, producing MAAEGEKKMITLKSSDGEEFEVEEAVAMESQTIRHMIEDDCADNGIPLPNVNSKILSKVIEYCNKHVHAAAAAASKAADDAASAAAAVPPPSGEDLKNWDADFVKVDQATLFDLILAANYLNIKGLLDLTCQTVADMIKGKTPEEIRKTFNIKNDFTPEEEEEIRRENQWAFE